One window of Sphingobacteriales bacterium genomic DNA carries:
- a CDS encoding Omp28-related outer membrane protein: MKRILQLASLLIVFTVFSNNIFAQCGVGESQLTVTIKTDNYPDETTWRVVNYADGSVLASGGPYAAANTVYTSNVCAPNTATIQFEIFDAYGDGICCGFGTGYYNIMSGSTTLINGGEFAAEETKLFAVNPQTKDLLIKQISMQDYVLAGNKQIPVVIYNLGTTQVTSFDLNYRVNGGAVQTQTGVTATIAPGAQYNLTHSTPWLADFGGHNLEVWASNIDGVADMNPENDIKTKSIYAAFELGDRTVLIEHFTQASCGPCAAQNPAMQAILNNQVNVGKYAHISYHTSWPGYDPMYNQNTADPDARVDYYNITGVPGVIMEGVKKGAPSMVTTAAITDWKNIPATHVIRVEESFTSATVVSISVTITSLVDMAPGNYKLHLELIENMVSYATAPGSNGEKDFPNVLRKMLPNSGGTTVPALTAGETFSITQSYTIPSYVNASQLRTVVFIQENTTKAVLQTFKAPAATGTNSYEESNTVSLLNSAITPSCGDGNNGSITLSLASGADALVYYLWTSGETESTISNLAPGFYSASVYSLATNDLLKTYVFEVTQTTPFNLAMNSVSSAGSANNGIASVSASSGQAPYTYLWNTGQTSPTVAGLAPGDYTVTVTDASGCSVVGTVHVGDSVGIEDAQAGKINCFPNPAKDAATIVITNGTSASSQLRLLDVTGKVVFEQQIGAGTNTININTAKLSSGTYFYQVIDNGVNLGTQKLVVLH; the protein is encoded by the coding sequence ATGAAAAGAATACTACAATTAGCAAGTCTGCTAATCGTCTTTACCGTTTTCAGCAATAATATCTTTGCTCAGTGTGGAGTCGGTGAATCACAATTAACGGTTACCATCAAAACCGATAATTACCCCGATGAAACCACCTGGCGTGTTGTGAATTATGCCGATGGCTCGGTTTTGGCAAGCGGCGGACCTTACGCAGCAGCTAATACTGTTTATACCAGTAATGTTTGCGCACCGAATACTGCCACTATTCAATTTGAAATTTTTGATGCCTATGGCGATGGTATTTGCTGCGGATTTGGAACCGGTTACTACAATATTATGTCAGGTTCTACTACCCTGATCAACGGTGGTGAATTTGCAGCCGAAGAAACAAAATTGTTTGCGGTAAATCCTCAGACCAAAGACTTGCTGATTAAGCAAATTTCCATGCAGGATTATGTGCTTGCCGGTAACAAACAAATTCCGGTTGTTATTTATAACCTTGGAACAACTCAGGTTACCAGTTTTGACCTGAATTACAGGGTAAACGGTGGCGCTGTCCAAACTCAAACCGGCGTAACGGCTACCATTGCCCCCGGTGCTCAATACAATTTAACACACAGCACCCCCTGGTTGGCAGATTTTGGCGGACATAACCTCGAAGTTTGGGCTTCAAACATTGACGGTGTTGCAGATATGAATCCCGAAAACGACATAAAAACCAAAAGTATTTATGCCGCTTTTGAATTAGGCGACCGTACTGTGCTCATCGAACACTTTACTCAGGCATCCTGCGGACCTTGTGCAGCTCAAAATCCTGCTATGCAGGCTATTTTGAACAATCAGGTAAACGTTGGTAAATATGCCCACATTTCTTATCATACTTCATGGCCCGGTTATGACCCCATGTATAATCAAAATACAGCCGACCCTGACGCACGAGTGGACTATTACAATATCACCGGTGTTCCGGGTGTAATTATGGAAGGGGTTAAAAAAGGTGCGCCTTCAATGGTTACAACTGCTGCAATCACCGACTGGAAAAATATTCCCGCTACCCATGTTATCAGAGTAGAAGAAAGTTTTACTTCAGCTACAGTTGTTTCAATCAGTGTAACCATCACCTCTTTGGTAGATATGGCTCCCGGTAACTATAAGTTGCATTTGGAACTGATTGAAAATATGGTGAGTTATGCCACCGCTCCCGGATCAAACGGCGAAAAAGATTTCCCCAATGTTCTGAGAAAAATGCTTCCTAATTCAGGAGGTACTACTGTCCCTGCATTAACCGCCGGCGAAACCTTCTCCATAACTCAGTCTTATACCATTCCTTCTTATGTAAATGCATCTCAACTTCGTACAGTCGTATTTATTCAGGAAAATACCACAAAAGCGGTTTTGCAAACATTTAAAGCACCCGCTGCAACCGGAACAAATAGCTATGAAGAATCAAATACCGTAAGTTTGTTAAATTCAGCAATCACCCCAAGTTGCGGCGATGGTAACAACGGTAGTATTACCCTTTCTTTAGCAAGTGGCGCAGATGCGCTTGTTTATTATCTGTGGACTAGCGGAGAAACCGAATCAACTATTTCTAACCTTGCTCCCGGTTTTTACTCAGCCTCCGTTTATAGCCTCGCAACCAACGATTTGCTTAAAACGTATGTGTTTGAAGTAACCCAAACCACACCATTTAACCTCGCTATGAACAGTGTAAGCAGCGCCGGTTCAGCCAACAATGGGATCGCTTCTGTTTCTGCTTCAAGCGGACAAGCACCTTATACCTATTTGTGGAACACCGGTCAAACCAGCCCCACTGTTGCAGGTTTAGCACCTGGCGATTATACTGTAACCGTTACAGATGCTTCCGGTTGTAGTGTTGTTGGTACTGTTCACGTTGGAGATTCTGTTGGAATCGAAGATGCACAAGCCGGCAAAATTAATTGTTTCCCCAATCCAGCAAAAGATGCCGCTACGATCGTAATAACCAACGGAACAAGCGCTTCTTCTCAACTTCGTTTGTTGGATGTTACCGGTAAAGTGGTGTTTGAACAACAAATCGGCGCAGGTACAAACACGATTAACATCAACACTGCAAAATTAAGCAGTGGTACTTATTTCTATCAGGTAATTGATAACGGCGTAAATCTTGGAACTCAAAAATTAGTCGTTCTTCACTAA
- a CDS encoding OmpA family protein gives MEYDKNVALADRINAQQRIDNLEGMIKRLKNDTTFLGNSFRNLSVQYSDLRASSTQTALQLSEQLNQNRIELRAYEKDLYEKETKLKEREHLVQELQMAIDRKEAAQRTLIEHLRTALIGFSSEDLQIIRKDGKVYVSMSEKLLFKSGQAEVDEIGKFALSKLADVMNRNPEIDIIVEGHTDNVPIKTAIYKDNWDLSVYRATTVTRILSEQYGVNATRILASGRGEFFPVASNEDSDGKSKNRRTEIILMPKLDEIYRTLDNSATPIPENPVNPVFPEGNDGNNPENLPIQDTPNNEQPGGNTPE, from the coding sequence ATGGAATATGATAAAAACGTAGCATTGGCAGACCGAATAAACGCACAACAAAGAATTGACAATCTTGAAGGAATGATTAAACGTCTAAAAAACGATACCACTTTTTTAGGCAATTCATTTCGAAATCTCAGCGTACAATACAGCGATTTAAGGGCATCGAGTACACAAACAGCATTGCAGTTAAGCGAACAGCTCAATCAAAACCGTATTGAACTGAGAGCATACGAAAAAGATTTGTATGAAAAAGAAACGAAACTCAAAGAGCGCGAGCATTTGGTGCAGGAATTGCAAATGGCCATTGACCGCAAAGAAGCTGCTCAAAGAACGTTGATTGAACATCTCAGAACTGCATTAATCGGTTTTTCATCCGAAGATTTGCAAATCATCCGAAAAGACGGAAAGGTCTATGTTTCCATGTCCGAAAAATTGCTTTTCAAATCCGGTCAGGCAGAAGTGGATGAAATCGGAAAGTTTGCGCTGTCAAAATTAGCCGATGTAATGAACCGCAATCCCGAAATAGACATCATTGTTGAAGGGCATACCGATAATGTGCCGATTAAAACTGCCATATATAAAGACAACTGGGATTTAAGTGTTTACCGGGCAACCACTGTAACCCGGATTTTATCGGAACAATATGGAGTGAATGCTACCCGTATTCTGGCATCAGGAAGAGGTGAATTTTTTCCTGTTGCTTCAAATGAAGATTCAGATGGGAAATCGAAAAACCGCAGAACCGAAATTATCTTAATGCCAAAATTGGATGAAATTTACCGCACACTCGATAACTCGGCAACTCCAATTCCCGAAAACCCGGTTAACCCTGTATTTCCCGAAGGCAATGACGGAAACAATCCGGAAAATTTGCCTATTCAGGATACTCCGAACAACGAACAACCCGGCGGAAACACTCCGGAGTAA
- a CDS encoding mevalonate kinase, giving the protein MANLQIPHTYLFFPAKLLLFGEYSIVTGGQGLAIPLPDFGGILSSARTNVWRRSPEISSSNDMLRGFCEYLQNLQENNALSCGFDLNKFQTEVRQGLYFNSTIPQGYGLGSSGALTAAVYKNYALNPFVCSNEGVEPVDFAMLRDVFAEMEAFFHGKSSGIDPLVSYLNFPLLIQSADRIAQISLSKVVRRNLSFFLYDTHQKRPSDSGLVPLFVNKMKQPDFSLRCKENLNRYNNHCIAALLNNDESLLFENAVLLSEFQLNNFLEMIPVSMLPLWEKGLAGKRYVLKLCGAGGGGYVLGITPDFQGIVEELGRNNVKEIEIGGR; this is encoded by the coding sequence ATGGCAAACCTGCAAATACCCCATACTTATTTGTTTTTTCCGGCTAAATTATTGTTGTTTGGCGAATATAGCATCGTTACCGGAGGACAGGGACTTGCCATCCCATTGCCGGATTTTGGAGGAATCTTATCGTCTGCCCGAACAAACGTATGGAGGCGCAGTCCTGAAATATCTTCTTCAAACGATATGTTGCGTGGCTTTTGTGAGTATCTGCAAAATTTACAGGAAAACAACGCATTGTCCTGCGGTTTTGATTTGAATAAGTTCCAAACAGAGGTCAGACAAGGGCTTTATTTTAATTCTACGATTCCGCAGGGTTATGGTTTGGGAAGTTCGGGGGCTTTGACAGCAGCAGTCTATAAAAATTATGCACTCAACCCTTTTGTTTGCAGCAATGAGGGGGTAGAACCTGTTGATTTTGCTATGCTGAGAGATGTATTTGCTGAAATGGAGGCTTTTTTTCATGGAAAAAGTTCGGGCATTGACCCTTTGGTCAGTTATCTGAACTTTCCATTGCTCATTCAATCGGCAGATAGAATTGCACAGATTAGTCTGTCAAAAGTTGTGCGCCGGAATTTATCTTTTTTCCTCTATGATACCCATCAAAAACGTCCGTCCGATTCGGGTTTGGTTCCTTTGTTTGTCAATAAAATGAAACAACCTGATTTTAGCCTCCGGTGTAAAGAAAACCTGAACAGATATAACAACCATTGTATTGCTGCTTTGCTGAATAATGACGAATCGCTGTTATTTGAAAACGCAGTGTTATTGTCTGAATTTCAGCTCAATAACTTTTTGGAAATGATTCCTGTTTCAATGCTGCCATTATGGGAAAAAGGGCTTGCCGGTAAACGCTATGTATTAAAACTTTGCGGTGCAGGCGGCGGTGGATATGTGCTTGGAATTACCCCTGATTTTCAAGGTATAGTTGAAGAATTGGGCAGGAATAATGTTAAAGAAATCGAAATAGGAGGGAGGTAA
- a CDS encoding nitronate monooxygenase, which produces MQLKNRVTSLFEIQYPIIQAGMIWCSGWELASAVSNAGGLGIIGAGSMYPHILEEHLVKCKSATGKPFAVNLPLLYPDIEKHIELIIKQKVPIVFTSAGNPKTWTSTLQNEGIKVVHVVSSSLFAQKAEAAGVNAVVAEGFEAGGHNGREETTTLCLIPMVVKAVKIPVIAAGGIATGRAMLAAFALGAEAVQMGTRFVASIESSAHEAFKQKVITAKEGDTMLAMKKIVAVRLLKNGFYQQVAEAEARGADSAELAELLGRGRAKKGMFEGNLDEGELEIGQIAAILDDIKPASAIIHDILSEYNTAFTELCKQGVFSLEAPNTGF; this is translated from the coding sequence ATGCAATTGAAAAACAGAGTAACCTCACTTTTTGAGATACAATATCCCATCATACAGGCCGGAATGATTTGGTGTTCAGGCTGGGAACTTGCCTCGGCAGTCAGCAATGCCGGTGGATTGGGAATTATAGGAGCCGGCTCGATGTATCCGCATATTCTGGAAGAACATTTGGTCAAATGCAAATCAGCAACCGGTAAACCCTTTGCAGTCAATTTGCCCTTGTTATATCCCGATATCGAAAAACATATCGAGTTAATCATCAAACAAAAAGTTCCCATAGTTTTTACCTCAGCTGGAAATCCCAAAACATGGACAAGCACCCTTCAAAATGAAGGTATCAAAGTAGTTCATGTCGTTTCAAGTTCGCTGTTTGCACAAAAGGCCGAAGCAGCCGGGGTAAACGCCGTAGTAGCCGAAGGATTTGAAGCCGGAGGCCATAACGGACGCGAAGAAACAACCACTTTATGCCTGATTCCGATGGTTGTTAAGGCGGTCAAAATTCCGGTCATCGCCGCAGGAGGAATAGCAACCGGCCGGGCAATGTTGGCGGCCTTCGCCCTGGGAGCAGAAGCCGTTCAGATGGGAACCCGGTTTGTGGCTTCAATTGAATCTTCGGCGCACGAGGCTTTCAAACAGAAGGTCATTACAGCAAAAGAAGGGGATACTATGTTGGCAATGAAAAAAATAGTAGCCGTCAGGTTGCTAAAAAACGGGTTTTACCAACAAGTAGCCGAAGCCGAAGCAAGAGGCGCAGACTCCGCCGAATTAGCCGAATTGCTTGGAAGAGGACGGGCAAAAAAAGGAATGTTTGAAGGAAACTTAGACGAAGGGGAGTTAGAAATAGGTCAGATTGCTGCCATTTTAGACGATATTAAACCGGCATCGGCAATCATTCACGACATACTCTCAGAGTATAATACAGCTTTCACAGAACTTTGTAAACAAGGAGTTTTCAGTTTGGAAGCCCCCAATACTGGGTTTTAA
- a CDS encoding T9SS type A sorting domain-containing protein, with product MKNILLAVLAFLTFHQVYAQGGSLVMNPEPTELIQISGTADVYELVAHASLTNTTSQTLTVTWTRTSNELFGTNWRSLVCDKITCWAPGVNYNTITIPPGESSILDVHFQSNEASIGPGYGIVSLSVTVAENSALNLSATYRCDAFSVGISTPYQSEIKLYPNPVIDRLNINFNDQTNVKYIEVFNLIGSKVASYSVYNSFYPFVMEAGNLEPGMYFVYMYDESHDFITSKLFTKAR from the coding sequence ATGAAAAATATATTACTTGCGGTTTTAGCTTTTTTAACCTTTCATCAGGTTTATGCCCAGGGCGGAAGTTTGGTGATGAACCCCGAACCAACGGAACTTATCCAAATTTCGGGAACCGCTGATGTATATGAACTTGTGGCTCATGCTTCTTTAACCAACACAACTTCACAAACCTTAACCGTTACCTGGACAAGAACTTCCAACGAGTTATTCGGCACAAACTGGCGTTCTTTGGTCTGTGATAAAATTACCTGTTGGGCACCCGGTGTCAATTATAACACCATCACCATTCCTCCGGGAGAATCTTCAATCCTCGATGTTCATTTTCAATCCAACGAAGCAAGCATTGGCCCCGGATATGGTATTGTTTCTCTTTCGGTAACCGTTGCAGAAAACAGCGCTTTAAACCTGAGTGCCACTTATCGTTGTGATGCCTTTTCAGTCGGGATTTCAACCCCCTACCAATCTGAAATTAAACTCTATCCCAATCCGGTTATTGACCGTTTGAACATCAATTTTAACGATCAAACCAATGTCAAGTATATTGAGGTATTTAACCTGATAGGTTCAAAGGTAGCTTCTTATTCTGTTTACAACAGTTTTTATCCGTTTGTCATGGAAGCCGGCAATTTAGAGCCCGGCATGTATTTCGTTTATATGTATGACGAATCCCATGATTTTATTACCTCAAAATTATTTACCAAAGCCAGGTAA
- a CDS encoding fibronectin type III domain-containing protein encodes MNYIFKISLAFSNYADSTLVFFTNVVLTYTAASVFFPTPIPTLASLQILYDAFINASAAAATGGTILTEQKKQAKAALIEGLRQLTLYIQQNGNNDPARLLSSGFFITGGPRTNWPIPSTPVILSVLDGIYSGGFVVKISKVDFALMYELRYTTDPFGPEARWNVVPPITSTTFKVNGLTEGTKIWIQVRTSNSKGQSEWSDPFYFMVR; translated from the coding sequence ATGAATTATATCTTTAAGATTTCATTAGCATTTTCAAACTACGCCGACTCAACATTAGTATTTTTTACCAATGTTGTTCTAACCTACACCGCAGCAAGTGTCTTCTTTCCCACTCCTATCCCAACTCTTGCATCCTTGCAAATATTGTATGATGCTTTTATCAATGCCTCAGCAGCAGCAGCTACCGGCGGAACAATTCTGACAGAGCAAAAAAAACAGGCAAAAGCTGCTTTAATTGAAGGATTGCGGCAACTCACTCTATATATACAACAAAACGGGAATAATGATCCGGCAAGACTCCTTAGCTCAGGGTTTTTTATCACCGGAGGTCCCCGGACCAACTGGCCAATACCATCAACCCCAGTAATTTTAAGCGTTTTAGATGGTATATATAGCGGAGGTTTTGTCGTAAAAATCAGCAAAGTAGATTTCGCCTTGATGTATGAACTTCGCTACACAACAGACCCTTTTGGACCCGAGGCTCGTTGGAATGTTGTTCCTCCAATTACTTCAACCACTTTTAAGGTAAATGGACTTACTGAAGGAACAAAAATTTGGATACAGGTAAGAACTTCAAATTCAAAAGGCCAAAGCGAATGGAGCGACCCCTTCTATTTTATGGTTCGCTAA
- a CDS encoding diphosphomevalonate decarboxylase, which translates to MQILPGSEFTHAVSWRSPSNIALVKYWGKYGNQYPQNPSLSFTLSQSCTETKVAVRPRQSQVEKSQPISLNFLFHDHPNPSFAKKISAYLQTLLDDFPFLANHHLEIRSSNSFPHSSGIASSASGMSALALCLCSLDKKMEGALSEADEVMFLQKASYYSRLGSGSACRSVFPQAAVWGNFSVLPASSQDYAIPYGQYLSPVFQNYCDAILIISSSEKSVSSRAGHGLMEQNPYALIRYKSAHQHLIALDQILQSSALDEFADIVELEALELHALMMCSNPSFILMKPGTLAVISEIRRFRQETKIPVCFTLDAGPNVHVLYPPSFKTQTEQFIQSELLKYCDDNYCIWDQAGDGPVQLL; encoded by the coding sequence ATGCAAATTTTGCCCGGTAGCGAATTTACCCACGCTGTTTCGTGGAGAAGTCCTTCAAACATTGCTTTGGTAAAATATTGGGGTAAATATGGCAATCAGTATCCTCAAAATCCATCGCTAAGTTTTACTTTATCCCAATCCTGTACTGAAACAAAAGTTGCTGTTCGTCCACGTCAGTCTCAGGTTGAGAAAAGTCAACCCATTAGTTTGAACTTTCTGTTTCACGACCACCCTAACCCTTCGTTTGCTAAAAAAATCTCAGCTTATTTACAAACTCTGCTCGATGATTTTCCTTTTTTAGCCAATCATCATCTTGAAATCAGATCTTCCAATTCTTTTCCTCATTCATCCGGAATTGCTTCCTCGGCTTCTGGAATGAGCGCATTGGCTTTATGTCTGTGTTCGTTGGATAAAAAAATGGAAGGGGCGTTGTCAGAGGCAGATGAAGTGATGTTCTTGCAAAAGGCCTCTTATTATTCGCGTTTGGGATCGGGAAGTGCCTGTAGGTCTGTATTTCCACAGGCAGCAGTTTGGGGCAATTTTAGTGTTCTGCCTGCTTCATCTCAGGACTATGCCATTCCTTACGGTCAGTACTTGTCTCCTGTTTTTCAAAACTATTGCGATGCCATTTTAATCATCAGCAGCAGTGAAAAAAGTGTTTCAAGCCGCGCAGGACATGGGTTGATGGAACAAAATCCTTATGCACTAATCAGATATAAATCTGCTCATCAACATTTGATCGCATTGGACCAGATTTTACAATCCTCCGCTTTAGACGAATTTGCAGATATTGTCGAATTAGAAGCGCTTGAACTTCACGCTTTGATGATGTGTTCAAACCCTTCTTTTATTTTGATGAAACCCGGCACGTTAGCAGTCATTTCCGAAATCAGACGGTTCAGACAAGAGACAAAAATTCCGGTATGCTTTACCTTAGATGCCGGCCCGAATGTGCATGTATTATATCCTCCATCCTTTAAAACTCAAACAGAGCAGTTTATCCAATCAGAATTGCTGAAATACTGCGATGATAATTACTGCATTTGGGATCAAGCCGGAGATGGGCCGGTGCAACTTTTATAA
- a CDS encoding TIGR00730 family Rossman fold protein, producing MNAQKSRREEIKFLEGPQSRFQELWFTLETLWEFIKGFRALHFVGSCVTVFGSARFKEGHEYYEAARILSGEIAKLGFTIMTGGGPGIMEASNRGAQEVGGRSVGCNIELPEEQTHNPYLDKWVTIKYFFIRKVLLVKYSYAFVIMPGGFGTLDEFFETLTLIQTRKISQFPIVVYGREFHKDLLEHIDMMHKRGTISPEDLKLVLVTDSIEEAVQHIKDNTITRFDLKVETKPMKRLKWLLEE from the coding sequence ATGAACGCACAAAAATCGAGAAGAGAAGAAATCAAATTTTTGGAAGGCCCTCAATCAAGATTTCAGGAACTATGGTTTACACTCGAAACATTATGGGAATTTATCAAAGGGTTTCGGGCGTTGCACTTTGTCGGCTCCTGTGTTACGGTTTTCGGGTCTGCACGATTTAAAGAAGGGCATGAATATTATGAGGCTGCCCGTATTTTGTCGGGTGAAATTGCCAAACTCGGTTTTACCATAATGACCGGAGGAGGTCCCGGAATTATGGAAGCATCAAACCGCGGGGCACAGGAAGTTGGCGGGCGCTCGGTAGGTTGTAATATCGAATTGCCGGAAGAACAAACGCATAATCCTTACTTGGATAAATGGGTAACAATCAAGTATTTTTTTATCCGCAAGGTATTATTGGTAAAATATTCTTACGCTTTTGTGATTATGCCCGGTGGATTTGGCACGTTGGATGAATTTTTTGAAACTTTAACCTTGATCCAAACCAGAAAAATAAGTCAGTTTCCGATTGTAGTTTACGGACGTGAGTTTCACAAAGACTTGCTGGAGCATATAGATATGATGCACAAACGAGGCACCATTTCACCAGAAGATTTAAAATTGGTTTTGGTCACCGATTCTATTGAAGAGGCGGTTCAGCATATTAAAGACAATACCATTACCAGGTTTGATCTGAAAGTAGAAACCAAACCCATGAAACGCCTAAAATGGTTGTTGGAAGAATAA